One Candidatus Hydrogenedentota bacterium genomic window carries:
- the trxA gene encoding thioredoxin: MSNAASLTSADFGEKTASGVTLVDFWAEWCGPCRMLTPTIDDLAAAYAGKALIAKVNVDDSQDIAIRFSVNVIPTLVVLKDGAEVARLQGVTPRAEIAKAIDAALGA; the protein is encoded by the coding sequence ATGAGCAACGCGGCATCTCTCACCTCGGCGGACTTCGGCGAAAAAACGGCCAGCGGCGTCACGCTGGTGGATTTCTGGGCGGAATGGTGCGGACCCTGCCGCATGCTCACCCCCACCATTGACGACCTCGCCGCGGCCTACGCGGGCAAGGCCCTCATCGCCAAGGTGAACGTGGACGACAGCCAGGACATCGCCATCCGCTTCAGCGTGAACGTGATCCCCACCCTTGTCGTCCTCAAAGACGGCGCCGAGGTTGCCCGGCTTCAGGGCGTCACGCCGCGCGCCGAAATCGCCAAAGCCATTGACGCCGCCCTCGGCGCCTGA
- a CDS encoding serine/threonine protein kinase: MDEQFIPDIPKIYQYKLERVLGEGGTGKVYLGIDTKRGEAVAVKIFHENFFRNRLHVRDLAKSVTKFKKYKHPRVVQIHEFLDGDEGRCMIMEYVDGPNLKWYILNRPWNLQERVAVCIQICEGMQYLHDKGCIHHDFKPANVLFTRTGQVKIADFSLYGSSFLLELMDRNVGEQITPMFVAPEFIRKEKVAAAGDQYSMGITFYMMFAERVPFPVDNLGRLYQCHLNVTPDHPSLVNPKCPTAVGDIVMKMLQKRPENRFLDCDELRIAFTQLGRSRI; encoded by the coding sequence ATGGACGAGCAATTCATACCGGACATCCCGAAGATTTACCAGTACAAGCTGGAGCGGGTGCTGGGCGAGGGCGGCACGGGAAAGGTCTATCTCGGCATAGACACCAAGCGGGGCGAGGCCGTCGCCGTGAAGATTTTCCACGAGAACTTCTTCCGCAACCGCCTCCACGTCCGCGACCTCGCCAAGAGCGTCACCAAGTTCAAGAAATACAAGCACCCCCGGGTCGTGCAGATCCATGAGTTCCTCGACGGCGACGAGGGCCGCTGCATGATCATGGAGTACGTGGACGGCCCCAACCTCAAGTGGTACATCCTCAACCGCCCCTGGAACCTCCAGGAGCGGGTCGCTGTCTGCATCCAGATCTGCGAGGGCATGCAGTACCTCCACGACAAGGGCTGCATCCACCACGACTTCAAGCCCGCCAACGTCCTGTTCACCCGCACGGGCCAGGTCAAGATCGCCGACTTCTCCCTCTACGGGAGCAGTTTCCTCCTCGAGCTCATGGACCGCAACGTCGGCGAGCAGATCACCCCCATGTTCGTCGCCCCCGAGTTCATCCGCAAGGAGAAGGTTGCCGCCGCCGGCGACCAGTACTCCATGGGCATCACCTTCTACATGATGTTCGCCGAGCGTGTCCCCTTCCCCGTGGACAACCTGGGCCGGCTCTACCAGTGCCATCTGAACGTCACCCCGGACCACCCCAGCCTGGTCAACCCGAAATGCCCGACCGCCGTCGGAGACATCGTCATGAAGATGCTCCAGAAGCGCCCCGAGAACCGCTTCCTCGACTGCGACGAGCTGCGCATCGCCTTCACCCAGCTCGGCCGCAGCCGGATATAG
- the gatB gene encoding Asp-tRNA(Asn)/Glu-tRNA(Gln) amidotransferase subunit GatB → MHYEAVIGMEVHVEINSRSKVFCPCSTDFHAPPNTNVCPVCLGMPGTLPVLNVDMVNKSVAVGLALNCAISRWSKMDRKNYFYPDLAKNYQISQYDLPLCHGGWLDVEVDGAVRRIGITRAHMEEDTARNTHTIAGGQSGVDFNRCGLPLLEIVTEPDLRGAREAHAYLTELKQILQYLRVSDCNMEEGSLRAEANISVRPVGQEAFGTKTEVKNVASFSGVQKAIDFEIARQIAVIEAGGAVVQETRGWDADRGVTFSQRLKESAHDYRYFPEPDLVPVSVDQAWESRIRETLPELPAARRARFAAQYALSAYDAGVLTQSRDTADYYEAAVAAGADPKKAANWISVELQALLSDTKKEIADCAAGPGALAGMLGMIESGAISGKIAKEVLAEMFATGRAPADIVREKGLSQISDAGELLEAVRRVIAENPAQVEQYRAGKEKVLAFLVGQAMRATRGKANPQMLNDVLREELSR, encoded by the coding sequence ATGCACTACGAAGCAGTCATCGGCATGGAAGTCCATGTGGAGATCAACAGCCGGTCCAAGGTGTTCTGCCCCTGCAGCACCGACTTCCACGCGCCGCCCAACACCAACGTGTGCCCCGTCTGCCTCGGCATGCCCGGCACCCTCCCCGTCCTCAACGTGGACATGGTGAACAAGTCCGTCGCCGTCGGCCTCGCCCTGAACTGCGCCATCTCCCGCTGGTCCAAAATGGACCGGAAGAACTACTTCTACCCCGACCTCGCCAAAAACTACCAGATCAGCCAGTACGACCTGCCCCTGTGCCACGGCGGCTGGCTCGACGTCGAGGTGGACGGCGCGGTGCGCCGCATCGGCATCACGCGCGCGCACATGGAGGAGGACACGGCCCGCAACACGCACACCATCGCGGGCGGGCAGAGCGGCGTGGACTTCAACCGCTGCGGCCTGCCGCTGCTGGAGATCGTGACGGAGCCGGACCTCCGCGGCGCGCGCGAGGCCCACGCCTACCTCACGGAGCTCAAGCAGATTCTCCAGTACCTGCGCGTGAGCGACTGCAACATGGAGGAGGGCTCCCTGCGCGCCGAGGCCAACATCAGCGTGCGGCCCGTTGGGCAGGAGGCCTTCGGCACCAAGACCGAGGTCAAGAACGTGGCCTCCTTCAGCGGCGTCCAGAAGGCCATTGACTTCGAGATCGCCCGGCAGATCGCCGTGATCGAGGCCGGCGGCGCCGTCGTCCAGGAGACCCGCGGCTGGGACGCCGACCGGGGCGTCACCTTCTCCCAGCGCCTCAAGGAGTCGGCCCACGACTACCGCTACTTCCCCGAGCCCGACCTGGTGCCCGTCTCGGTGGACCAGGCGTGGGAAAGCCGCATCCGCGAGACCCTGCCCGAGCTGCCCGCCGCGCGCCGCGCGCGCTTCGCCGCGCAGTACGCCCTGTCCGCCTACGACGCCGGCGTGCTGACCCAGTCGCGGGACACGGCGGACTACTATGAGGCCGCCGTGGCCGCGGGCGCCGACCCCAAAAAGGCGGCCAACTGGATTTCCGTGGAACTCCAGGCCCTCCTTTCGGATACAAAGAAGGAGATCGCCGACTGCGCCGCGGGCCCCGGAGCCCTCGCCGGGATGCTCGGGATGATCGAGTCGGGCGCCATCAGCGGCAAGATCGCCAAGGAGGTCCTGGCCGAGATGTTCGCCACGGGCAGGGCCCCGGCGGACATTGTGCGCGAAAAGGGCCTCAGCCAGATCAGCGACGCCGGCGAACTTCTGGAGGCGGTGCGGCGGGTGATCGCCGAGAATCCCGCCCAGGTGGAGCAGTACCGGGCCGGCAAGGAGAAGGTGCTCGCCTTCCTCGTCGGGCAGGCCATGCGCGCCACCCGGGGCAAGGCAAACCCGCAGATGCTGAATGACGTGCTCCGGGAGGAGCTTTCGCGGTAG
- the rsfS gene encoding ribosome silencing factor yields the protein MAEKTRKKPLTKALREKTLAIAGIAESKKAKNIRAFDVRGLTLMADVFVLCSAGSEPQMRAVADAARQTMREGGSPVLRTEGDHHCGWMIVDCGDVLFHVFRESARTFYDLDQMWEDAPEVNLKRRTRKTAKDSTEE from the coding sequence ATGGCCGAGAAGACAAGAAAGAAACCCCTGACCAAGGCGCTGCGCGAGAAGACGCTCGCCATTGCCGGGATCGCGGAGTCGAAGAAGGCCAAAAACATCCGGGCCTTCGATGTGCGCGGCCTGACCCTCATGGCCGACGTGTTCGTCCTGTGCTCCGCGGGCAGCGAGCCCCAGATGCGGGCCGTGGCCGACGCGGCGCGCCAGACGATGCGCGAGGGCGGCAGCCCCGTCCTGCGCACCGAGGGCGACCACCACTGCGGATGGATGATTGTGGACTGCGGCGACGTCCTCTTCCATGTGTTCAGGGAGAGCGCGCGGACGTTTTACGACCTCGACCAGATGTGGGAGGACGCGCCCGAGGTGAATCTGAAGCGGCGGACCCGCAAGACGGCGAAGGACAGCACGGAAGAGTAG